In the genome of Puniceibacterium sp. IMCC21224, one region contains:
- the repA gene encoding plasmid partitioning protein RepA yields MNEQRIRMDQKIQTMATRLSKSLDVNMRKSFLPDERKSLRRFSSTEVAQILGVSQDFLRKMFFEDKLDLGEIETDARGRRFYTAEQIDIARHEIARSSTKFQHIVPRRRDGEHIQIISIANFKGGAGKTTTAIHLAQKLALDGYRVLAIDLDPQASMTTMFGFRPEIDFPEAGTVYDALRYEDPIPFRDVVRKTYFHNLDLAAAGLLLSEFETETAHALRNNIRPPFYQRLALCINEVETDYDIVVIDCPPQLGFTTLSALVASTSLVVTVIPSMLDVASMAQFLQLTSSLMATIADVGASPDWDFMRFLITRFEPNDGPQTQMAAFLRTMFTDDVLTQPFLKSSAVSDAGLTQQTLFEIARTDFHRQTYDRAIESINGVVAEVEGLIKTAWGRK; encoded by the coding sequence ACGAAAGTCTCTCAGACGCTTCTCATCCACGGAAGTTGCCCAGATCCTCGGGGTAAGCCAAGATTTTTTGCGGAAGATGTTTTTCGAGGACAAGCTCGATCTCGGTGAAATCGAGACAGACGCCCGCGGCCGCAGGTTCTACACTGCAGAGCAAATCGATATAGCGCGCCACGAAATAGCCCGGTCAAGCACCAAGTTCCAGCATATCGTTCCTCGTCGTCGGGATGGGGAGCATATCCAGATCATTTCGATCGCCAACTTCAAAGGGGGCGCTGGGAAGACGACAACGGCGATCCATCTGGCCCAAAAGCTTGCCCTTGATGGTTATCGAGTTCTGGCAATCGATCTCGACCCACAAGCCTCCATGACCACCATGTTCGGTTTCCGGCCGGAAATCGACTTCCCTGAGGCCGGAACGGTGTACGATGCCCTTCGGTACGAGGACCCTATCCCATTTAGAGACGTTGTGCGCAAAACGTATTTCCACAACCTCGATCTAGCCGCGGCCGGCTTGTTGCTCTCTGAGTTCGAGACCGAAACAGCACACGCCCTTCGAAACAATATCAGGCCGCCGTTCTATCAGCGGCTTGCCCTTTGCATTAATGAAGTCGAGACAGACTACGACATTGTCGTCATCGACTGCCCACCGCAACTCGGGTTTACCACACTATCGGCTTTGGTAGCGTCAACATCCCTAGTCGTCACTGTCATTCCAAGCATGCTTGACGTCGCCTCGATGGCCCAATTCCTGCAGCTCACATCCAGCCTCATGGCAACAATTGCTGATGTGGGCGCATCGCCCGACTGGGACTTCATGAGATTTCTAATCACTCGTTTCGAGCCCAATGACGGCCCCCAAACCCAGATGGCGGCATTCCTGCGGACCATGTTCACGGATGACGTTCTTACTCAGCCTTTCCTGAAATCCTCCGCAGTCTCTGACGCTGGGCTCACGCAACAGACACTGTTCGAGATCGCCAGAACGGATTTTCATCGCCAGACGTACGATCGGGCTATCGAGTCCATCAACGGGGTTGTGGCGGAGGTCGAAGGGCTCATCAAAACGGCATGGGGGCGTAAGTAA